The Thermococcus sp. genome segment AGGAGGGAGATTATTCCCCAGGGCGTGAAATACGGGTAGAGGTACGATGCCACGGTTACCTCCGCGAAGAACACGGAGAGCGAGGCCAGCAGGAACCAGAAGAAGTATCTGTAATTCAGCCGCATTGTTTGCCCCCAGAAGGGTACGTTGTATGTGAATTTAAGGGTTGTGAAGAAAAGAAAGCTTACCATCCACCTCTGCCTTTACCGTGACCACCTCCGGACCTGAAGACTGCGGTCGTGAGCTCTCCCGAAAGGAAAGCCCTGACGGCCTCCTCAACGGTCAGTGTGGGGGGTGCGGAGATGAGCTTTATCCCCGCAGCCTGAAGAACTGCGGCCGAATTCGGCCCGAAATGGCCGGAGATGACGACTTCCACTCCCCTGTCAATGCAGAACTGCGCCGCTGTGACTCCAGCCCCCCTTGATTGGCTGTAGCCGGGGTTCACGACCACTTGAACGCTGGCTATCTGGTCATTCTCAACATCCACCAGGGTAAACGTGGGGGCCCTTCCAAAGGCTTGGTTGACCCTATCGTTTAGACCCCCTTTCTCGGTTGAGACGATTATCCTCATCGCCACACCTCCGCAAAAATTAGGAAAACCGAACTTAAAAAAGTTTGCATAAGCTCAAAAATAGGTTAAAACGGCCTCACCACCACCCATGCCAGTGTGTCCTCCCCCTCGGCTGGCCGGTCCGCGGGCAGTAGCCGAGCTGGGCCCCCCAGCCCCTGCCTTCTCCACGGCCCCAACCGCGTCCTCTTCCACCTCTTCCGCGGCCCCTGGGGCCGTAGCCGTAGGCCGGGTACGGACTGTACACGGGGGCGGGAGTGGGTGCAGCCGGTGCTGGTGCCGTGAA includes the following:
- a CDS encoding NifB/NifX family molybdenum-iron cluster-binding protein, whose amino-acid sequence is MRIIVSTEKGGLNDRVNQAFGRAPTFTLVDVENDQIASVQVVVNPGYSQSRGAGVTAAQFCIDRGVEVVISGHFGPNSAAVLQAAGIKLISAPPTLTVEEAVRAFLSGELTTAVFRSGGGHGKGRGGW